The Vicia villosa cultivar HV-30 ecotype Madison, WI linkage group LG1, Vvil1.0, whole genome shotgun sequence genome includes a region encoding these proteins:
- the LOC131644191 gene encoding rubisco accumulation factor 1.1, chloroplastic-like gives MHSLLPSINLKFLNGNILTSPSSSSSSTNHRYLKPISAVANNSSSYRKQQQQLQQQPQQQLYQPFRPPPTPLPSRFSNLDIPGRIDILANRLGVWHEYAPLITSLMREGFSPPNIEETTGISGVEQNRIIVATQVRDTLVQSNVEEEYLSYFDNGGAEVLYEIRLLSSPQRASAARFLVEKRYDGKGAQDLARSIKDFPSRRGEKNWESFDYTLPGDCLAYMYYRQSKEHRNPSDERVLALEQSLSVVESEKARKVVFEELNGKGEGEEGEIEAIVLKVPVPVVRLQIGEVAEANSVVVLPVCRADEGVEVILSAPSEIRNEGVFGIAVAEKGWEKWVVLPGWGPVVDLGKGGVVVSFLDARVLPWKANRWYKEEPILVVADRNKRVVENDEGFYLVKDEGSDVGLKVQRGLILKESGVTECLGNVVLVVRPPNEDNDDQLSEEDWD, from the coding sequence ATGCACTCCCTCTTACCCTCCATCAATCTCAAATTCCTCAACGGTAACATCCTCACCTcaccctcctcctcctcctcctccaccaACCACCGCTATCTTAAACCAATCTCAGCCGTCGCCAACAACTCCTCATCCTACcgcaaacaacaacaacagctacaacaacaaccacaacagcAACTATACCAACCCTTCCGACCCCCACCAACTCCTCTCCCATCAAGATTCAGCAACCTCGACATCCCCGGCCGAATCGACATCCTCGCCAACCGTCTCGGCGTATGGCACGAGTACGCACCTCTCATAACCTCCCTCATGCGCGAAGGCTTTTCGCCTCCCAACATAGAAGAAACCACCGGCATTAGCGGCGTCGAACAGAATCGCATCATAGTCGCAACTCAAGTCCGCGACACTCTCGTCCAGTCCAACGTCGAGGAAGAGTATCTCTCTTACTTCGACAACGGCGGCGCTGAGGTTTTATACGAAATCCGTCTCCTCAGCAGCCCGCAACGCGCCTCCGCCGCAAGGTTTCTTGTGGAGAAGAGATATGATGGGAAAGGCGCTCAGGATCTCGCCCGTTCTATAAAGGATTTTCCGAGTAGACGCGGGGAGAAGAATTGGGAGAGTTTTGATTATACTCTTCCCGGAGATTGTCTTGCTTATATGTATTATAGACAGAGTAAGGAACATAGAAACCCTTCCGATGAGAGAGTTTTAGCGCTTGAACAATCGCTGAGTGTTGTGGAAAGTGAGAAAGCTAGGAAGGTTGTTTTCGAGGAACTGAATGGGAAAGGGGAAGGTGAAGAAGGAGAGATTGAAGCTATTGTGCTGAAGGTGCCTGTTCCGGTGGTGAGGTTGCAGATTGGTGAAGTGGCGGAGGCGAATTCGGTGGTTGTTTTGCCGGTGTGTAGAGCTGATGAAGGAGTTGAAGTGATTTTGTCGGCGCCTTCTGAGATTAGAAATGAAGGTGTGTTTGGTATTGCGGTGGCGGAGAAAGGGTGGGAGAAATGGGTGGTGCTACCGGGTTGGGGGCCGGTGGTTGATTTGGGGAAAGGCGGAGTTGTTGTGTCGTTTTTGGATGCTAGAGTTTTGCCATGGAAGGCTAATAGGTGGTATAAGGAGGAGCCTATATTGGTGGTTGCTGATAGGAATAAAAGGGTAGTGGAGAATGATGAAGGGTTTTATTTGGTTAAAGATGAAGGTAGTGATGTTGGTTTAAAGGTTCAGAGGGGTTTGATTTTGAAGGAATCGGGTGTTACTGAGTGTTTAGGGAATGTTGTTTTGGTTGTTAGGCCACCTAATGAGGATAATGATGATCAGTTGAGTGAGGAAGATTGGGACTGA
- the LOC131644192 gene encoding uncharacterized protein LOC131644192 isoform X2, producing MADDLFEGLPPPSSTPHFQQSQPPPPPPILSVSTTDSSTVPPIPKPILKSSLKRPNPTQSDTTQAPKKSLKFKTSTDASEAQVIDAMKKISSHIKNPAKFSKAAKLAIQLIQAGSVKSGVSDYFFAILEAAMLSPVPCTDPSVRADYHSLFSAAQDAKEYFDKKQKNQLATWIISAVVANDLYTDDSFVFSKAATQIKEAISNLPVATEEDDTEEATSLKDITVTVDEGGQTLATNEDNNGVEEADPFGLDALIPESTKKSAKNDGAIDIRKEDEEETKRILKLQRKALITCLEIAARRYKTPWCQTVIDILVKHASDNVARFTAHQRDAVEKLWASIREQQTRRKQGKSVNGKLDVNAFEWLQQKYSTEKISIRHSVGGSGDRRASQWLG from the exons ATGGCAGACGATTTGTTTGAAGGATTGCCTCCTCCTTCTTCCACCCCACACTTCCAGCAAtctcaaccaccaccaccaccaccaattCTTTCCGTTTCCACCACCGATTCCTCTACAGTTCCACCCATACCAAAGCCAATTCTCAAAAGTTCCCTCAAACGACCTAACCCTACTCAATCCGATACCACCCAAG CACCgaaaaagagtttgaagtttAAAACCTCTACGGATGCTTCTGAAGCGCAAGTTATCGATGCTATGAAGAAGATATCTTCGCATATCAAGAACCCTGCCAAATTCAGCAAGGCTGCAAAGCTTGCCATTCAGTTGATTCAGGCAGGAAGTGTTAAGTCTGGCGTTAGTGATTATTTTTTCGCCATATTAGAAGCTGCAATGTTGTCGCCGGTACCTTGTACAGATCCTTCCGTGCGGGCAGATTATCATTCTTTGTTCTCAGCAGCGCAAGATGCGAAAGAA TACTTCGATAAGAAGCAGAAGAATCAGTTGGCGACGTGGATAATTAGTGCTGTGGTAGCAAATGATTTATATACAGATGATAGCTTTGTG TTCTCTAAAGCAGCTACTCAAATCAAGGAAGCTATATCTAACCTTCCAGTTGCTACAGAGGAGGATGACACAGAAGAAGCAACGTCTCTGAAAGATATTACAGTTACGGTAGATGAAGGTGGTCAAACGCTTGCCACAAATGAGGATAATAATGGTGTGGAGGAAGCTGATCCATTTGGACTTGATGCTCTGATTCCTGAATCCACAAAGAAAAGTGCAAAGAATGATGGAGCAATCGATATAAGAAAGGAAGACGAAGAAGAAACTAAGCGAATCCTTAAGTTACAAAGAAAAGCCCTGATAACTTGTCTAGAGATTGCTGCTCGGCGGTATAAAACACCTTG GTGCCAAACCGTAATTGATATTTTAGTGAAGCATGCCTCTGATAATGTGGCAAGATTTACAGCTCATCAGAGGGATGCCGTAGAGAAATTGTGGGCTTCCATACGGGAGCAACAGACTCGCAGGAAGCAAGGAAAGTCGGTTAATGGAAAACTTGACGTAAATGCTTTTGAATGGCTTCAACAAAAATATTCTACTGAGAAGATTAGCATTAGGCATTCTGTTGGAGGTAGTGGAGACCGGCGTGCCTCACAATGGCTTGGTTAG
- the LOC131644192 gene encoding uncharacterized protein LOC131644192 isoform X1 has product MADDLFEGLPPPSSTPHFQQSQPPPPPPILSVSTTDSSTVPPIPKPILKSSLKRPNPTQSDTTQAAAPKKSLKFKTSTDASEAQVIDAMKKISSHIKNPAKFSKAAKLAIQLIQAGSVKSGVSDYFFAILEAAMLSPVPCTDPSVRADYHSLFSAAQDAKEYFDKKQKNQLATWIISAVVANDLYTDDSFVFSKAATQIKEAISNLPVATEEDDTEEATSLKDITVTVDEGGQTLATNEDNNGVEEADPFGLDALIPESTKKSAKNDGAIDIRKEDEEETKRILKLQRKALITCLEIAARRYKTPWCQTVIDILVKHASDNVARFTAHQRDAVEKLWASIREQQTRRKQGKSVNGKLDVNAFEWLQQKYSTEKISIRHSVGGSGDRRASQWLG; this is encoded by the exons ATGGCAGACGATTTGTTTGAAGGATTGCCTCCTCCTTCTTCCACCCCACACTTCCAGCAAtctcaaccaccaccaccaccaccaattCTTTCCGTTTCCACCACCGATTCCTCTACAGTTCCACCCATACCAAAGCCAATTCTCAAAAGTTCCCTCAAACGACCTAACCCTACTCAATCCGATACCACCCAAG CTGCAGCACCgaaaaagagtttgaagtttAAAACCTCTACGGATGCTTCTGAAGCGCAAGTTATCGATGCTATGAAGAAGATATCTTCGCATATCAAGAACCCTGCCAAATTCAGCAAGGCTGCAAAGCTTGCCATTCAGTTGATTCAGGCAGGAAGTGTTAAGTCTGGCGTTAGTGATTATTTTTTCGCCATATTAGAAGCTGCAATGTTGTCGCCGGTACCTTGTACAGATCCTTCCGTGCGGGCAGATTATCATTCTTTGTTCTCAGCAGCGCAAGATGCGAAAGAA TACTTCGATAAGAAGCAGAAGAATCAGTTGGCGACGTGGATAATTAGTGCTGTGGTAGCAAATGATTTATATACAGATGATAGCTTTGTG TTCTCTAAAGCAGCTACTCAAATCAAGGAAGCTATATCTAACCTTCCAGTTGCTACAGAGGAGGATGACACAGAAGAAGCAACGTCTCTGAAAGATATTACAGTTACGGTAGATGAAGGTGGTCAAACGCTTGCCACAAATGAGGATAATAATGGTGTGGAGGAAGCTGATCCATTTGGACTTGATGCTCTGATTCCTGAATCCACAAAGAAAAGTGCAAAGAATGATGGAGCAATCGATATAAGAAAGGAAGACGAAGAAGAAACTAAGCGAATCCTTAAGTTACAAAGAAAAGCCCTGATAACTTGTCTAGAGATTGCTGCTCGGCGGTATAAAACACCTTG GTGCCAAACCGTAATTGATATTTTAGTGAAGCATGCCTCTGATAATGTGGCAAGATTTACAGCTCATCAGAGGGATGCCGTAGAGAAATTGTGGGCTTCCATACGGGAGCAACAGACTCGCAGGAAGCAAGGAAAGTCGGTTAATGGAAAACTTGACGTAAATGCTTTTGAATGGCTTCAACAAAAATATTCTACTGAGAAGATTAGCATTAGGCATTCTGTTGGAGGTAGTGGAGACCGGCGTGCCTCACAATGGCTTGGTTAG